One window of Pyxicephalus adspersus chromosome 4, UCB_Pads_2.0, whole genome shotgun sequence genomic DNA carries:
- the RSAD2 gene encoding S-adenosylmethionine-dependent nucleotide dehydratase RSAD2, with protein sequence MLSLCFLPVMQIFAFIWKNMSSLLHGIKMLSSGCWPFAAPTTTPVQKPQVQDPERIIPTSVNYHFTRQCNYKCGFCFHTAKTSFVLPMEEAKKGLVMLKVAGMEKINFSGGEPFLQDRGNFVGKLVEYCKKELKLPSVSIVSNGSLITEKWFQLYGEHLDILAVSCDSFIEEVNKLIGRGQGKKNHVEKLMKIRKWCHDYNVAFKINSVINRYNVDEDMTKEIEMINPIRWKVFQCLIIDGENCGDDALRHAETFVISDEEFRGFLDRHKHMKCLVPESNQQMRDSYLILDEYMRFLDCRNGRKEPSRSILDVGVEDAIKFSGFDEKMFLKRGGKYVWSKADLKLDW encoded by the exons ATGCTGTCTTTGTGCTTTCTACCAGTTATGCAGATATTTGCCTTTATCTGGAAGAACATGAGTTCTCTTTTGCATGGCATAAAGATGCTCTCCTCTGGGTGCTGGCCCTTTGCTGCACCAACAACCACTCCTGTCCAAAAGCCACAGGTCCAGGACCCAGAGAGGATTATACCCACCAGTGTGAACTATCATTTCACCAGGCAATGCAACTACAAGTGTGGATTCTGCTTCCACACTGCAAAGACCTCATTTGTCTTACCAATGGAAGAAGCTAAGAAAGGACTGGTCATGCTGAAAGTTGCAG GTATGGAAAAAATTAACTTTTCCGGAGGTGAACCATTCCTACAGGACAGAGGGAACTTTGTCGGAAAGCTGGTGGAGTATTGCAAGAAAGAGCTGAAGCTTCCCAGTGTCAGCATTGTGAGCAATGGCAGTCTGATCACAGAAAAGTGGTTTCAGTTGTATG GTGAGCACCTGGATATTCTTGCTGTGTCTTGTGACAGCTTTATTGAAGAAGTGAACAAGCTTATTGGTCggggacaaggaaaaaaaaatcacgtgGAAAAACTGATGAAGATCAGAAAATGGTGCCATGATTATAATGTGGCTTTCAAAATCAATTCTGTCATCAACCGTTATAATGTGGATGAGGACATGACAAAGGAGATTGAGATGATCAACCCCATACGCTGGAAG GTCTTTCAGTGTCTCATTATTGATGGGGAAAATTGTGGCGATGATGCATTAAGACATGCTGAAACATTCGTCATAAGTGATGAAGAGTtcagaggttttctggatcgtcATAAGCACATGAAATGTTTGGTTCCAGAATCTAATCAGCAG ATGCGGGATTCCTACCTTATACTGGATGAATAT ATGCGTTTCTTGGACTGCAGAAATGGACGGAAAGAGCCTTCAAGATCCATCTTAGACGTTGGTGTTGAAGATGCCATCAAGTTTAGTGGTTTTGAcgaaaaaatgtttcttaaacGTGGTGGGAAGTACGTGTGGAGCAAAGCAGACCTGAAGTTGGACTGGTGA